A single window of Synechococcus sp. C9 DNA harbors:
- a CDS encoding DEAD/DEAH box helicase family protein — translation MTSSTLNPTILEPLFAPWQEPNAHRVRAEKSGDPAVVRQGRRASPIEVVNNLRAAVREWREAFYIGASDTTIQLLNHWFNRAHRQTTPDGEEFEFRYYFCQREAVETLIYLKEVRRIECLSQLIAEFGGANAEVQALGITEDEDAWSRYAFKLATGAGKTKVMSLCIVWSYFHALRESDSEMARHFVVIAPNLTVYERLKDDFGNGRVFDEDPLIPPEWRGDWNLSVILQDEASGAATGGTLYLTNIHRLYDTAKRKKKAEQDTYDWMGPVVSKTKALDTGAALRDRITAHRRVMILNDEAHHVWDPGSAWNEAIRTLHETILSRSGCKLVAQLDFSATPKDNKGQLFKHIVCDTPLGEAVDAGIVKTPIIGQASHKLVEQATDNAAYRWEQHLLLGYERWKKSLEEWQASSKKPLLFIMCDDTEAADQITQRLNTDPLFEQLNGKTINLHTNLKGKLKKVGRGKEARYEFVEDEKAISDDDLKALRKLSRELDSNASPYFCIVSVLMLREGWDVRNVTTIVPLRPYSSKANILPEQTLGRGLRRMTPPGQANELVTVVEHPAFASLYQHELAQEGLPLEIVELDRVPATTISIFPDEAHKDVNALNIQLPTLSAGFRIVPKLEGLTIQDVKTAFKPYKPLPLGKQGNNEIQYEGRHLFTGEVVEKLQLNLPLLASGIGAVSYYVKQLETICKLRGLHPILAPLIQTFLEEVLFEQKTTLFDPALVARLADSDVGEHLRAVFVPLIRSRTITTEERLMVEPPKSLNAWKPFQVTLSERRPALEAAKTLFNLVPCNRELEVAVAKFCDRAPDVVAFAKNAGPQCLRIDYLANGDRLAFYTPDFFIRTIDGHYYLVETKGREDRDVPLKAKAAIAWCKSASTEIAQWHYLYIPQGVFERMTGDTIAELASACAPALQNLLQSEEFQDLPLFVNLGQSDEEGATVDSLIDPAILNALPSRYRRAADQAIMLYRFFENKAGMNYAPVFTALLGSIDEVAKGFLVRRLQPQMPITVEEQKAWFAPYLGNVDYKSEDYYRKLAQNLKRTLVFNNGLSLIGLLRSCLDYALNDTTKIGGVFEALQTQLRFQGGRKLLETVTRINDFRNTYIAHQEQELTDKNLVEQELKIWIEALQMIGK, via the coding sequence ATGACTTCCTCCACTCTCAACCCCACCATCCTTGAACCCCTGTTTGCCCCCTGGCAAGAACCCAACGCCCACCGCGTGCGGGCAGAGAAATCCGGCGACCCCGCTGTGGTCAGGCAAGGACGCAGAGCTTCGCCGATCGAGGTGGTGAATAACCTGCGGGCAGCGGTGCGGGAATGGCGAGAAGCCTTCTACATCGGAGCCAGCGACACCACGATTCAACTCCTCAACCACTGGTTTAACCGCGCCCATCGCCAAACCACGCCCGATGGGGAAGAGTTTGAATTTCGTTACTACTTCTGCCAGCGGGAAGCGGTAGAAACCCTGATTTACCTCAAAGAAGTGCGGCGCATCGAGTGTTTGTCGCAACTCATTGCTGAATTTGGCGGCGCAAATGCCGAAGTGCAGGCATTGGGCATCACCGAAGACGAAGATGCCTGGAGCCGCTATGCCTTCAAACTGGCAACGGGGGCAGGCAAAACCAAAGTCATGAGCCTGTGCATCGTCTGGAGCTATTTCCACGCCCTGCGGGAATCCGATTCAGAAATGGCGCGGCATTTTGTGGTGATTGCCCCCAACCTGACGGTGTACGAACGCCTCAAAGACGACTTTGGCAACGGGCGCGTGTTTGACGAAGACCCCCTGATTCCTCCCGAATGGCGCGGCGACTGGAACTTGTCGGTAATACTGCAAGACGAAGCTAGCGGAGCCGCTACGGGTGGCACGCTCTACCTCACCAATATCCATCGCCTCTACGATACCGCCAAACGCAAAAAGAAAGCTGAGCAGGATACCTACGATTGGATGGGGCCTGTAGTATCAAAAACCAAAGCACTGGATACGGGAGCCGCCCTGCGCGATCGCATCACCGCCCACCGCCGCGTCATGATCCTCAACGACGAAGCCCACCACGTTTGGGACCCCGGCTCTGCCTGGAACGAAGCGATCCGCACCCTGCACGAAACCATCCTGTCTCGCAGCGGTTGCAAACTGGTGGCACAACTGGATTTTTCCGCCACTCCCAAAGACAACAAAGGGCAACTGTTCAAACACATTGTCTGCGATACGCCCCTGGGGGAAGCGGTGGATGCCGGAATTGTCAAAACTCCGATCATTGGGCAAGCCAGCCACAAACTGGTGGAGCAAGCAACTGATAACGCCGCCTATCGCTGGGAACAACATTTGCTCCTGGGCTACGAGCGCTGGAAAAAAAGTCTGGAGGAATGGCAAGCCAGCAGCAAAAAGCCCCTCCTGTTCATCATGTGCGATGACACCGAAGCTGCCGACCAGATTACCCAACGCCTCAACACCGACCCCCTGTTTGAGCAACTCAACGGCAAAACGATCAACCTGCACACCAACCTCAAGGGCAAGCTCAAAAAAGTCGGACGGGGCAAAGAGGCGCGGTATGAATTTGTCGAAGACGAAAAAGCCATCAGCGACGATGACCTGAAGGCATTGCGAAAACTCAGCCGGGAACTGGATAGCAACGCCAGTCCCTATTTCTGCATTGTCTCGGTGCTGATGCTGCGGGAAGGCTGGGACGTGCGCAACGTGACGACGATCGTGCCCCTGCGTCCCTACAGTTCTAAAGCCAACATTTTGCCAGAACAAACTCTGGGGCGGGGCTTGCGTCGCATGACTCCCCCCGGTCAAGCCAACGAACTGGTGACGGTGGTAGAACATCCCGCCTTTGCCAGCCTTTATCAGCACGAACTGGCTCAGGAAGGCTTGCCACTGGAAATTGTGGAACTAGATCGCGTCCCTGCCACCACGATTTCTATCTTCCCTGATGAAGCCCACAAGGATGTGAATGCACTGAATATCCAGCTTCCCACCCTGTCTGCGGGCTTTCGGATTGTGCCCAAGCTGGAAGGCTTGACGATTCAGGATGTAAAAACAGCGTTTAAGCCCTATAAACCGTTGCCGCTAGGCAAACAGGGCAACAACGAAATTCAGTACGAAGGACGACACCTGTTTACAGGTGAAGTGGTGGAGAAACTGCAACTCAATCTACCGCTATTGGCATCGGGGATTGGCGCAGTTTCCTACTACGTCAAGCAACTGGAAACGATTTGCAAACTGCGGGGACTGCATCCCATCCTCGCTCCCTTGATCCAGACTTTTCTGGAAGAAGTTTTATTTGAGCAAAAAACCACTCTATTTGATCCGGCTCTCGTGGCTCGGTTAGCTGATTCCGATGTGGGCGAACACCTGCGGGCGGTGTTTGTGCCCCTGATTCGTAGCCGTACCATTACCACCGAAGAACGGCTGATGGTTGAACCACCCAAATCGCTCAACGCCTGGAAACCCTTTCAAGTTACCCTCAGCGAACGCCGCCCCGCCCTGGAAGCGGCCAAGACCCTGTTTAACCTCGTCCCCTGCAACCGGGAACTAGAAGTGGCCGTAGCCAAGTTTTGCGATCGCGCCCCCGATGTCGTTGCCTTTGCCAAAAATGCTGGCCCCCAGTGCTTGCGGATTGATTATCTGGCCAATGGAGACAGACTTGCCTTCTACACCCCCGATTTCTTCATCCGCACGATTGATGGTCACTACTACCTGGTGGAAACCAAAGGGCGGGAAGATCGGGATGTTCCCTTGAAGGCTAAAGCCGCAATCGCTTGGTGCAAGTCAGCTTCTACAGAAATAGCCCAATGGCACTATCTCTACATTCCCCAAGGCGTGTTTGAGCGCATGACAGGCGATACCATTGCCGAACTCGCCTCTGCCTGTGCCCCCGCCCTGCAAAACCTGCTCCAATCCGAGGAATTCCAAGATTTACCGCTATTTGTAAACTTGGGGCAATCGGACGAAGAAGGTGCTACGGTGGATAGCCTGATTGACCCAGCCATTCTCAATGCGCTGCCTTCTCGCTATCGCCGTGCTGCCGATCAAGCCATCATGCTCTATCGGTTCTTCGAGAACAAAGCAGGTATGAATTATGCCCCTGTCTTTACTGCCCTGTTGGGTTCGATTGATGAAGTGGCAAAAGGCTTCTTAGTGCGGCGACTGCAACCCCAAATGCCTATCACAGTAGAAGAGCAAAAAGCCTGGTTTGCTCCCTATCTAGGCAATGTGGACTATAAATCAGAGGACTACTACCGCAAACTGGCCCAAAACCTGAAACGGACGCTGGTGTTTAATAACGGGCTATCACTGATTGGCTTGCTACGATCGTGTTTAGACTACGCGCTGAATGACACGACGAAAATCGGTGGTGTGTTTGAAGCCTTGCAAACTCAGTTACGTTTTCAGGGCGGACGCAAACTGCTAGAAACCGTCACTCGCATCAATGATTTTCGGAATACCTACATCGCCCACCAGGAACAGGAGTTGACGGATAAAAACTTGGTTGAGCAAGAACTCAAAATTTGGATCGAGGCATTGCAGATGATTGGAAAATAA
- a CDS encoding DUF2283 domain-containing protein — MAERVKVWFDPEADFLEVIFSDAPGYMRETENDAVMERVDLEGNLLGFSIMAVSQLAKSKPLIAELLSGKGSAA; from the coding sequence ATGGCAGAGCGAGTAAAAGTTTGGTTTGATCCGGAAGCTGACTTTCTAGAGGTTATTTTCTCGGATGCTCCCGGTTATATGCGGGAAACAGAAAACGATGCCGTTATGGAACGGGTAGATTTGGAGGGCAACCTTCTCGGCTTCTCCATTATGGCAGTGAGTCAACTTGCTAAGTCAAAACCATTGATTGCGGAGCTGTTATCAGGAAAAGGAAGTGCGGCTTAG
- a CDS encoding DUF6883 domain-containing protein: MKLPNGEFAMIPMEKLTGYCLNPDHASGKPKTKVFASALGITAENANDLRELIAKAAIEGEVIQQNSTEFGQLYKIDWAIPDRKSVILRTLWEITSAQPNPRLVSAFIR, encoded by the coding sequence ATGAAGCTACCGAATGGAGAATTTGCCATGATTCCGATGGAAAAACTGACGGGTTACTGTCTGAATCCAGATCATGCATCCGGTAAACCTAAAACCAAGGTCTTTGCTTCAGCACTGGGAATCACAGCGGAGAATGCCAATGATTTGCGAGAATTGATTGCGAAAGCAGCCATTGAAGGAGAGGTGATTCAACAAAACAGCACCGAGTTTGGTCAACTCTACAAGATTGACTGGGCAATTCCCGATCGAAAATCCGTCATTCTTCGTACTCTCTGGGAAATCACCTCAGCCCAACCCAACCCCCGCCTAGTTTCTGCGTTTATCAGGTAA
- a CDS encoding DUF4258 domain-containing protein, producing the protein MPILLDYQNREVRLTEERLAHILGHPEMVGMEAQIVDTLKQPKLVRQSRSDESVALLYRFYTQTAIGDKWLCVVVKYLPDDAFIVTAYFTDKPKKGETLWQSE; encoded by the coding sequence GTGCCCATCCTGCTCGACTATCAGAACCGAGAAGTACGTTTGACCGAAGAACGGTTAGCACATATTCTCGGTCACCCTGAAATGGTCGGCATGGAGGCTCAAATCGTTGACACTCTGAAGCAGCCAAAACTGGTACGTCAATCTCGCAGTGATGAAAGCGTGGCACTGCTTTATCGGTTCTATACCCAAACGGCGATTGGAGATAAATGGCTTTGTGTGGTGGTGAAATATCTCCCCGATGATGCTTTTATTGTCACCGCCTATTTCACTGATAAACCCAAAAAAGGAGAAACCCTATGGCAGAGCGAGTAA
- a CDS encoding DNA methyltransferase, translating to MTQQPTYGPHNPHPLSQMRTELIWEGKYDEYGNRREVDIAGCAMPMQKIESIDEPRRAAAATGQLELFEQQNPRVDDFRNRLIWGDNKLVMASLLQEFKGKIDLIYIDPPFDVGADFTLDVPIGEENETLAKEQSTLEMVAYRDIWGKGTDSFLQMIYERLVLARELLNDKGLIFVHIGWFVSHQVKALLDDVFGNTQFLNQIIWKRQTAHSDIGQGSQHLGRIHDVIFLYSKSESFTWNMQYTPYSKEYAESFYKFVEPETNRRYQLGDITAPGGATKGNPYYEFLGITRFWRFSQERMKDLYEQGRIVQTKPGTVPRQKRYLDEMQGIPLQDLWLDINTVQPQSFEKTGYDTQKPEALLERIIALASNEGDLVADFFCGSGTTGAVAERLGRRWIMCDLGRFAIHTSRKRLIELQRKLHSEGKPYRAFDVYNLGRYERQWWQKDRLQGADEEHRRVILEFFKAEILTHPPSPLLHGRKAGAFCHVDGIDSIFTREEAKQVAQAVASAGGRECYCLAWEFEMDLHLTVNALVQELGVKLKLVQIPREIMEKNRKSPPPFLEVAVLVAEPVYRTSEKGKTVDIKLTQFIPSLAEVPTKELEAIKERAIKSGFDFIDFWAVDFNWQPGKPFTHDWQDYRTRKDRSLKTISDAGYTYHQPGKYTACVKVVDTFGCDTSITVEVEV from the coding sequence ATGACCCAGCAACCCACCTACGGTCCCCACAACCCCCACCCCCTCTCCCAAATGCGGACGGAACTGATCTGGGAGGGCAAGTATGACGAGTATGGCAACCGCCGCGAGGTGGATATTGCCGGGTGTGCCATGCCCATGCAGAAGATTGAAAGCATTGATGAACCCCGACGGGCAGCAGCGGCAACGGGGCAGTTGGAATTATTTGAACAGCAGAATCCCCGCGTGGATGATTTTCGCAATCGGCTGATCTGGGGCGACAACAAGCTGGTGATGGCTTCCCTGTTGCAAGAGTTTAAGGGCAAGATTGACCTGATTTATATCGACCCACCGTTTGATGTCGGCGCGGATTTTACCTTAGATGTTCCTATTGGCGAAGAGAATGAAACTTTAGCGAAGGAGCAATCAACGTTAGAAATGGTTGCTTACCGTGACATTTGGGGGAAAGGTACTGATTCTTTTCTGCAAATGATTTATGAACGACTCGTCCTTGCTAGAGAATTACTGAACGATAAAGGTTTGATTTTTGTTCATATTGGTTGGTTTGTGTCTCATCAAGTCAAAGCATTACTTGATGATGTTTTTGGTAATACTCAATTCCTAAATCAAATTATTTGGAAACGACAAACAGCCCATAGTGATATTGGTCAAGGTTCGCAACATCTTGGGCGTATTCATGATGTTATTTTTCTGTATTCCAAGTCTGAGAGTTTCACTTGGAATATGCAATATACTCCCTACTCAAAGGAATATGCTGAGTCTTTTTATAAGTTTGTAGAACCAGAGACTAATAGACGTTATCAATTAGGAGATATTACCGCTCCTGGAGGTGCTACAAAAGGCAACCCATATTATGAATTTCTTGGCATCACCCGATTCTGGCGATTTAGCCAAGAGAGAATGAAAGATCTTTATGAACAAGGTCGAATTGTTCAAACAAAGCCTGGAACAGTGCCTCGCCAAAAGAGATATTTGGATGAGATGCAAGGGATTCCACTTCAAGATTTATGGTTGGACATAAATACCGTACAACCTCAATCTTTTGAGAAAACAGGTTATGACACTCAGAAGCCAGAGGCATTACTTGAACGAATTATTGCTTTAGCTTCCAACGAGGGCGATCTCGTCGCTGATTTCTTTTGTGGCAGTGGCACCACCGGGGCGGTGGCGGAGCGGTTGGGGCGCAGGTGGATCATGTGCGACTTGGGGCGGTTTGCCATCCACACGTCGCGCAAGCGGCTGATTGAGCTACAGCGCAAACTGCACAGTGAGGGCAAACCCTATCGCGCCTTTGATGTCTATAACCTCGGTCGCTACGAGCGGCAGTGGTGGCAAAAAGACCGCTTGCAGGGAGCCGATGAAGAACATCGGCGGGTGATTCTGGAGTTCTTCAAAGCCGAAATCCTCACCCATCCCCCCTCACCCCTGTTGCATGGGCGCAAAGCCGGGGCATTTTGCCATGTGGATGGTATTGACTCCATCTTTACCCGTGAGGAAGCCAAACAGGTTGCCCAAGCGGTTGCCTCTGCGGGCGGGCGGGAGTGCTATTGTCTCGCCTGGGAATTTGAGATGGACTTGCACTTGACCGTGAATGCCCTAGTGCAAGAGTTGGGCGTAAAGCTGAAGCTGGTGCAGATTCCCCGCGAAATTATGGAGAAGAATCGCAAGTCGCCGCCGCCATTTTTGGAAGTGGCAGTTCTAGTGGCTGAACCCGTTTATCGCACCAGTGAAAAAGGCAAAACGGTGGACATCAAACTCACTCAGTTCATCCCATCTCTTGCCGAAGTGCCCACCAAAGAACTGGAAGCGATCAAGGAACGAGCTATTAAAAGCGGCTTTGATTTTATTGATTTCTGGGCAGTGGATTTCAACTGGCAACCGGGCAAGCCCTTCACCCACGACTGGCAAGACTACCGTACCCGCAAAGACCGCTCCCTCAAAACCATCAGCGATGCCGGTTATACTTATCATCAACCTGGCAAATACACTGCTTGCGTCAAGGTAGTAGACACCTTCGGCTGCGACACCTCGATTACCGTAGAGGTGGAGGTGTAG
- a CDS encoding response regulator, with translation MTFDPTDPVQILVIDDSMVVRELIAQYLEDGGYLLETAANGEAAWAAICQSPPDLIISDWSMPGLSGIELCRRVKSDPSLQHIYFLMLTAREDTSDRILGLDTGADEFISKPINAEELRARIRAALRVRQLTRSLMAANQRLKDQNNLLASMSLLDEETGVLNQRALTSALPGLLHQVGERPPAAVDENYVLYYRYLSFWLLAVDRWPELEQQYSSEILRQVVTVVARRLQSRGLPGSLVYRAAVNQFACVTLGLSPQRAYEFGHTLRQGISDHPVSLSSELSIPVTVSLGGVVVTKEHDLDPEQLLHQVQEVLSKAQTLGTNQLLLLGYEPGM, from the coding sequence ATGACTTTTGATCCCACCGACCCGGTTCAGATTCTGGTCATTGATGACAGCATGGTGGTGCGGGAACTGATCGCCCAGTACTTGGAGGATGGGGGTTATCTTTTGGAAACGGCGGCGAATGGGGAGGCGGCTTGGGCGGCTATTTGTCAGTCTCCCCCGGATTTGATCATCAGTGATTGGTCCATGCCGGGTTTATCAGGGATTGAACTCTGTCGGCGGGTCAAATCCGACCCCAGTTTGCAACATATTTACTTTTTGATGCTCACCGCCCGGGAAGATACTTCAGACCGGATTCTGGGGCTGGATACGGGGGCGGATGAATTTATCAGCAAACCGATCAATGCGGAGGAATTGCGGGCACGGATTCGGGCGGCACTACGGGTGCGGCAGTTGACCCGTTCCCTGATGGCGGCTAATCAACGGCTCAAGGATCAGAACAATTTACTCGCATCCATGTCGCTTTTGGACGAGGAAACCGGGGTGTTGAACCAGCGGGCTTTGACCTCTGCCCTGCCGGGACTATTGCATCAGGTGGGGGAACGTCCCCCGGCGGCGGTGGATGAGAACTATGTCTTGTACTACCGCTATTTGAGTTTTTGGTTGCTGGCGGTGGATCGCTGGCCGGAATTGGAGCAACAGTATAGTTCGGAAATATTGCGCCAGGTGGTGACGGTGGTGGCACGGCGTTTACAGAGCCGGGGTCTGCCGGGGAGTCTGGTGTATCGGGCGGCGGTCAATCAGTTTGCCTGTGTGACCCTGGGGTTATCCCCCCAACGGGCTTACGAGTTTGGGCACACCCTGCGCCAGGGCATCAGCGACCATCCGGTGAGTTTGAGCAGTGAATTGTCCATTCCAGTGACGGTCAGTTTGGGCGGCGTGGTAGTGACCAAGGAACATGACCTAGACCCAGAGCAACTGTTGCACCAGGTACAGGAAGTGTTGAGTAAGGCGCAAACCTTGGGTACGAATCAATTACTCCTGTTGGGCTATGAACCAGGGATGTGA
- a CDS encoding Uma2 family endonuclease has protein sequence MYAVISREKIHLPPGSVMRMPGTWQDYCTLRDSRGDGSLPRIKYRDGEILLMSPLPRHGREAHLLARIVEILLDSENRNYEAFTPITMDIPEVGGIEPDYCFYIDNWQAAVGKDRIDWQSDPPPDLVIEIDVTTYTAAEDYAPYGVSEVWLFKNSNLKMYALQGETYELQPRSRYFPGVNLPELIAQVFAAAAEQGTGVALRNLRQQCQEWIG, from the coding sequence ATGTATGCGGTCATCTCTCGTGAAAAAATCCATCTTCCCCCCGGTAGCGTCATGCGAATGCCCGGAACCTGGCAAGACTACTGCACCCTACGCGATAGTCGCGGCGATGGCTCCCTCCCCCGCATTAAGTATCGCGACGGAGAAATTTTGCTGATGAGTCCCCTACCCCGCCACGGGCGCGAAGCCCATCTTCTAGCCAGAATTGTGGAAATCCTCCTCGATAGCGAAAATCGCAACTACGAAGCCTTTACCCCCATCACCATGGATATTCCTGAAGTAGGGGGCATTGAACCTGACTACTGTTTCTACATCGACAACTGGCAGGCAGCCGTCGGCAAAGACCGCATCGATTGGCAGAGCGATCCGCCCCCGGATCTGGTGATTGAAATTGATGTGACCACCTATACCGCTGCGGAAGATTATGCCCCCTACGGTGTTTCTGAAGTCTGGTTATTCAAAAATAGCAATCTAAAGATGTATGCCCTGCAAGGGGAAACCTATGAACTGCAACCCCGCAGTCGCTATTTCCCAGGGGTAAATCTGCCTGAACTCATCGCTCAAGTGTTCGCTGCCGCCGCTGAGCAAGGCACAGGTGTTGCACTCCGCAACTTGCGCCAACAGTGCCAAGAATGGATCGGCTAA
- a CDS encoding DUF4926 domain-containing protein: protein MTLTTLDTVANIKPIDRDRLTLVEPEYQSIQQLPIGQVGTIVEVYPGDIPRYLVEFADLQGREYAMAVLQPDEVLALHYELSLAS from the coding sequence ATGACGCTAACAACCCTTGATACCGTTGCCAACATAAAGCCAATTGATCGTGATCGCCTCACCTTAGTTGAACCCGAATACCAATCCATTCAACAGCTACCGATCGGTCAGGTAGGCACCATTGTTGAGGTATATCCCGGTGACATTCCCCGTTATTTAGTGGAATTTGCCGATTTGCAAGGACGTGAGTACGCAATGGCTGTGCTTCAACCCGATGAAGTTCTGGCTCTACACTATGAATTGAGCCTAGCCAGCTAA
- a CDS encoding Uma2 family endonuclease, translating to MSIATELKTEKKVWTDEEFMALPKDGHHYEIVNGELVDMGSSGALHGYVCSTIIILLGAYIRTHKLGAIFDSSTAFKMKSGNRRSPDISFFAKERLQGMTELPTGFLDGAPDLAIEVLSPGNTVEEIHDKLVEYFENGTRLVWIIHPSEHYILVYRSAQEPDRLLKSVDSLDGEEVIPGFTLPVAELFQKLSF from the coding sequence ATGTCCATCGCAACTGAGTTGAAAACAGAAAAAAAGGTTTGGACAGATGAAGAGTTTATGGCACTGCCCAAGGACGGTCATCACTATGAAATTGTGAATGGAGAATTAGTTGATATGGGAAGTTCAGGGGCACTGCATGGCTATGTTTGTAGCACAATCATAATCCTGCTTGGAGCTTATATCCGTACCCACAAGCTTGGAGCCATCTTTGATTCCAGCACTGCCTTCAAAATGAAGAGTGGAAATCGGCGATCGCCCGATATCTCCTTCTTTGCCAAAGAACGCCTGCAAGGCATGACCGAACTGCCTACGGGATTTCTGGATGGTGCGCCGGATTTGGCGATTGAAGTGCTGTCTCCTGGCAACACCGTAGAAGAGATTCACGACAAGCTGGTGGAATACTTTGAGAATGGCACCCGTCTGGTCTGGATTATTCACCCCAGCGAACACTATATCTTGGTTTATCGGTCTGCCCAAGAACCGGATCGTCTGCTAAAGTCTGTTGATTCCCTCGATGGCGAAGAGGTGATTCCCGGATTCACGCTACCCGTTGCCGAACTGTTTCAAAAGCTCTCATTCTAG